GTAACTTATGAGTGAATTCATTGAAAAACGACACCTTGCATTACCTGAATCCATACAGGTCAGAAATGGGCATAACACCCCCTCAGATATGAGGGTATAACGTGTAGATATGGATGGTTTTGAACTCTAGAGGTTTCTTTTAACACTAAAGATCACATCTTGCTGccatgctaaacaaaacatttcaccTCACCGCCATTCATACACAAACTTCTGGCTGACAACTTAAACGTCGTAATTGGTGCAGTAATAGGAACCGTCGCCAAGTTTATATAATGCCACGTTAATTTGCAGGTTGGCACATTTTCAAACATAAACTGGTCTTGAAAGTATCCCCACACTGCTATTGTTTGACTTCTTGTGGACGCAGCCACTGACGGTCAGCGCTCGCCTGACATTCATGACATCTGAGCCGAGGAAGCTCAAAACAACACCCACTGTAATGCCTTCAGTAGTACAGACACCATTTAACCCATTCAACTCGCtcgcagtattttttttttcaaccatcgATCAATAAACGTTACTACCTTTAAGATGTGCTACTAACATCTGGGTTGCAAATTTTAAAAAGCAAGACGAAGCCAATAGTTATGCAGCTACAAGTAATGCGCTTGTATGCGACCCTCCGTGCTAATTAGCAACCTAGCGACGACTGCGACTCTCGAAAGCTAACTCACTAGCCAGCGTACGTTAAGTGAGCCAAAACAAGCCAACTCCATAGCAGCGTCGCTGCGAAAGTTGTAGCACACATTTAAGCTGTTTAACTCTGCACCGGTGTGCTGCTATTGTTTCCCCCCAAAACACTTGAAGGAAGCACATTGCTGGATGTTGTCTCGGCAAATCGTCACTTACCGTTTGAAGTGCTCGATAATCTTTTCCTCTCGTACGTTTTCTGGTAAATTCCCCACCCATAAATGTCTGGTTTCCCGGACCATACTGCGTTTTGGTGTCCCCCGATCATACAGAAGATTTTACAGAGTTAAATCCGACTGACTGAGTGTGGTGGGGCAAGTAGTTCCTCTGACTCGACACTACGATTGGACCCGCTTGCACTTGAAAGCTGTGTTGACTACGAGAGCCTGAACCTTGCTGTCGAGGAGCGCGCTCCGGTTCATGACGAGATCGCGCATATGCAATAAGCACTCGGAATTCCACATGGATAAAATCGGACATgacatattttattgtaaatcacTTTGAAATATACAAACATTCATTTATTGGATAAATGCCCTGTGTACACTTGCAATGTAAAAGTCAGACTTGGTTTCATTTGCTTTAGTTTGAAATTTGACAGCCTATTTGTAGAATGTGTCTTTAAAATGCAAGTTAATCGTTATCGTGGGTTGTAAATGTATGAGACTTGTGGTTTACCGCAAACTTTTTATCTGCGAGTCAGTGGCTGGACGGTGTTGACAGTATTATTAGTTTCAGTAAGTTACTGCTGCTTTGTATACGTTTGCACATCCATTTGTTTTCCCAAAATCCAGGTGGGGACTGTCTGTTTGATATACGATCTACAAGTCAAAACCAAAGACATGGCGAGGTCCTCTGTAGTGGAGTAGTGTATTTAGAAGAAATAACTTATTCAACTTGATTCTCTCATGATGATAATAATAGTTTAATCTGTATCTGTGGGATATTAGTGGTCGGACATCTCCCAGTCTTAACTACAACGAGAACGATGCCTTTAGCGTGATTAGTTACTGAAAAGACAAGCATCGCGTAGAATGTAAGCTTAATAATTAATGAGTACAGCCTGTTTACATAAAAGGATCAACTgtccaaaatgtaaataaaggcGATGATTAATCACCTTGTTGCAATCAAATGCTGTACTGAAGAAACACCCAAATATAATGTCCAATCATATAACATTTccttattaaaacaaacatttgacAGTTTTCCAACTATGCACGAGGCGTGAGATCTGATGTACGCATGCGCTAGAATGCGGCAAAACAGGGACTGCAATGGATGAATGGCGCGTGCGCTTTACACGCCCACATAGAGTTTTGACAAAGAGCAATTACAAACCCTCAGACTGGCAGAAAATTCTGGAACTTGTACTGAGGTGGAGCTGGTTCTCAAACTGGATCTTGAGCAAGCCACATAATCTTCAGATTCAGTCTTGAGGCTTCACTGGAATTGCATGGACTTTCTGGATCTGCCTAAATCCTTAATATTTATGGAGTAGaactaataaaatgtaattctttGACAGTGGATTTGGGATTGGTTGCACGTTGGAAATACAAACGCGCACGTTAGGCCTAAACAATATTGTTGCATGTTATACAATAAATGAATCCCCTGGATACTTGGACAACAATATTCTTTTCTTCTTCCTGTTTCCAAGCACCACAAGACGGTGTGGCAAACTTCTAAGGACATGAAGACATTTACTgctaaattgctaaaaaaaaaaaaataattataatgtgttTATTCGACAGAGGAAACAACGGgattataaacaaaacagcgaCAGAATGTGGAATGCGTTTGAGAGAAATGGTTTGAGCTTGTGTGTTGGAGCGCTTTAAAACACCCTGGAACAGCCTCACCGTGgagaattaaacacttgcagatTGCATGCCCGCGTCACAAACAGACCACACACTCGATGTTCGTGAATGTTCAGATGTTAATTTTTGGCGCCAGTTATTGAAAGAATGTTCTTTGAAATATGACGCCATTTTGAGCATAACCTAgtgtaggaaaaaaaaacacaacaaaagaaaTAACAGCGCCACGGCCATTTTGTTTCCAGTGGAGCTATTTTGGGTTCAAGTTTAGTATAACCTCTTTAGCACTTGGAGGCTTCTAAGGGCTCAAAAATGTTACAAGACAACACGCATTTATTTAGTGAGTGTAATTGCTTCTTTGAGCTGTTTTTGTTGTATTAGTTACCTTTATTATAATGCCTGGGTGACCCTAGCAAATACAACTATCTGTACCTATTCAAGGCATAGGCTAGATAATCAGAATAAATATCGTTTGTGGCAAgaaatgaaatttaatttaatctcgTTAAGTTCTCTaattatatatttgattaaaaaaaagtatttaggtATAGAGGGAATGCAATTCATTGCACTGAatagttatatttattataatggaAGCTATTCATAAGATTTTTCAGGCAGTACTAAAATGCAACTGGAGTAAAGCTAAATggactttaaatattaataatctttactaaaatgtgaatttttcaGACAAACAACAGACCCTCATGGGATTATGTTTACGACCTAGATTGTATTTtgaagagaatgtgtgtgtgtacagtatataaataggCTTATACATAAGTCAAGTTTGTTTTCATCCAAGCCTATTCCAGTTTCCTTTCCAATGTCCCTTGTTCCTCCCGTTTTCTGTGGCTTTTTAACGGGCCTTTAGACACATAGGTGACATGCTGTGAAAATACAGTATGTGGTTACATTTTATGCACATAATCTTAGTTAGCTAATTGATGCCTTGAGGATCAGATGAAGAGATCAGCAAATGCAATTAATTATTAGTTCTAACCTGATATATGGCTTCCAAAAGGTCTTGAGACGGTAACAGGCACACAGCTTCACCAATGAAGCAGATTAGAACATGGAGCACATCTGACCAGCTGCCCACTGTAATCAGTAACACAAAAAGCCCACCCAGGCGCACAAAGACTGTATTGAGAATCTGTTGGCCGGGCGGTTGATGTCGATCCTCTGAAAGATTGATTATATACTTATGATTAGATTAGAAATGATGGCCAGTGTTgacatgtaatttaaaatattgttaaaatgttgtttatatatatttatatttacacacacacacatacatatatatatatatatatatatatatatatatatatatatatatatacaattttaaataaatgctgtgcttTTGAATTCCAGTGAAAAGAAAAGTGGTTAAACTATTAAGTGTTGCCATTTGATTGTCTTACCATTCATGCTCACAACCAGAAGAGTGTAGCAGATTGTGAGTGGGGTCCAAAATTTCAGAGCTTCAGTGGTTGATAGAAAGTGCTGGTTTATGTTTGATATGGCAGCAATTCCAGATACACTAAAAGTTATAATTAGGGCAACGCAGAGCCAGGCTAATATAGAAGTGCCAGTGGTTAATAGTCCAATACAAAGTCCACAATAGCGCTGTGAACTGTGTATTGGGTACATTGTATTAACATGTCGCCATACTCTGCTGCACCTGTTTGCCAAGAACCAGCTCAGTCCAACTGCAAGGAGAAGGCTTAGCCAGCCTTGCGGTGCCCCCTCATGGAGGAAATTTAGGCTGCAGGTTAGTGCGCAGCCCAAGGAGAACTGGCACTGGATAATCAGCAGTAACAATGGGTCCATTATtgagtcctaaaaaaaaaaaaagaacaagaacatTTTATCTAGAATGATAACGAGTTGTCATGCACAAATCTATTAAATGTCATAAATCACTTATGCTCGTACTGATCCTCCTGTGATCCGTGCTGAAATGGCTCTAAGGGAGAACTCTAAAACTATTAGTGATGCAACACGAGAGCCCACAACAGAAAGAACCACAGTTAGGATCCAGAACTGGATTTTCTCTTTTAGTCCGCCATTTAGTCTGTTCCTTCGTTTAATGTCTGTTTCATGATCTGTGATACTACTTAAAAGACAGACAAGAGAAATGTACAAAAACTGTcatcttattatttaaatattatataatattaaatatctaCTATATCCAGCCATAAAGCATGAGTTAAACAACATAGAACATGAAGTATAACTAACCTCTGTGCCTCAACATACAAGTAAGTTTTTAAAAGGTTACGAAGAACCCAGATTCCACAAGCACCCACAAGCCCTGTGATTAACATACAACagaggacatatatatatatatatatatatgtgtgtgtgtgtgtgtgtgtgtgtgtgtgtgtgtgtgt
This Carassius gibelio isolate Cgi1373 ecotype wild population from Czech Republic chromosome A23, carGib1.2-hapl.c, whole genome shotgun sequence DNA region includes the following protein-coding sequences:
- the LOC127945011 gene encoding transmembrane protein 82, whose product is MLSFISRFVPSVPSCLTLSALPLHSVLQGLVGACGIWVLRNLLKTYLYVEAQSITDHETDIKRRNRLNGGLKEKIQFWILTVVLSVVGSRVASLIVLEFSLRAISARITGGSDSIMDPLLLLIIQCQFSLGCALTCSLNFLHEGAPQGWLSLLLAVGLSWFLANRCSRVWRHVNTMYPIHSSQRYCGLCIGLLTTGTSILAWLCVALIITFSVSGIAAISNINQHFLSTTEALKFWTPLTICYTLLVVSMNEDRHQPPGQQILNTVFVRLGGLFVLLITVGSWSDVLHVLICFIGEAVCLLPSQDLLEAIYQHVTYVSKGPLKSHRKREEQGTLERKLE